One Echeneis naucrates chromosome 1, fEcheNa1.1, whole genome shotgun sequence DNA segment encodes these proteins:
- the thumpd1 gene encoding THUMP domain-containing protein 1, translating into MSAGQNESRKRSKKRFGAGHHSKRWKGSRELEVGMEGILITCNMNERKCTAEAFNLLNEYADKLYGPEKLQDNTGSSSEDEEDAEEEDVEVALKKEVAQLQASGAKLERRFQALDSGANNVIFIRTQNLESDKLVHHILSDLHTTKKKKSRVILRMLPVTGTCKAFQDDMMKYLITFLEPWFKTPNCATYQIAFKARNSSHNKRDEIIKSIAGLVGKLNPKNKVDLTNPELTIIVEVIKAVCCISVVKDYTLFRKYNVQEVVKEDAPKADVTTAKTDTNISEQQEKPDTGETNQEEKRGEEENGKDLQESNKEVDKGEGE; encoded by the exons ATGTCCGCCGGGCAAAACGAGTCGAGGAAGCGGAGCAAGAAGCGCTTCGGGGCCGGGCACCACAGCAAGCGGTGGAAGGGCTCCCGGGAGCTGGAGGTCGGCATGGAGGGGATCCTCATCACATGCAACATGAACGAGAGGAAGTGCACGGCCGAGGCCTTCAACCTGCTCAACGAGTACGCCGACAAGCTGTACGGACCCGAGAAG TTGCAAGACAATACTGGGAGCAGCAGTGAAGACGAAGAAGacgctgaagaagaagatgttGAGGTCGCTCTGAAGAAGGAAGTGGCTCAGCTGCAAGCATCTGGAGCTAAACTCGAGAGACGCTTCCAGGCCTTGGACAGCGGGGCAAACAACGTCATCTTCATCAGAACTCAAAATCTAG AATCGGACAAGTTGGTTCACCACATTCTGTCCGATCTTCACACTACCAAGAAGAAAAAGTCCCGTGTGATCCTTCGGATGCTTCCT GTAACTGGAACATGCAAGGCCTTCCAGGATGATATGATGAAATACCTGATCACTTTCTTGGAGCCTTGGTTCAAAACGCCAAACTGTGCGACCTATCAGATCGCCTTCAAGGCCCGAAACAGCAGCCATAACAAGAGAGACGAAATCATCAAATCTATTGCAG GTCTTGTGGGGAAGCTGAACCCTAAAAACAAAGTGGATTTGACAAACCCAGAACTGACAATCATTGTGGAGGTCATCAAGGCTGTGTGTTGTATCAGTGTGGTAAAGGACTATACACTGTTTAGAAAGTACAATGTTCAGGAAGTAGTAAAGGAGGACGCACCAAAGGCTGATGTGACAACAGCAAAAACTGATACAAACATAtctgagcagcaggagaaacCGGACACAGGGGAGACGAAccaagaggagaagagaggtgAAGAGGAAAACGGCAAAGATCTGCAAGAGAGCAACAAGGAGGTTGATAAGGGGGAAGGGGAATAA
- the eri2 gene encoding ERI1 exoribonuclease 2 isoform X2, producing MATKKLARQLGLLRQRSASSSGTNRSWISDQAFSYLIVIDFESTCWREKNNYTQEIIEFPAVLLNTSSGEVESEFHTYVQPQEHPSLSEFCTELTGITQEQVEAGIPLQICLSRFSRWLQKLQLEKGVAFPNRQQRCSSPAPSPSQKPCTFLTWSDWDLGVCLQYECKRKQLHKPDVLNSWIDLRSTYRLFYNRKPKGLNGALQDLGIQFSGREHSGLDDARNTAQLAARMMKDGCVMKTTRSLEKTSSVIKPVVANTTGDNRKEKPNTKKEESMATSSSKNPPQSCQIKLCLENNTVNLVMKENSHSGQESVPICQSLISPKTLLNGTSAPLWGQSRRSVTSEAASNLSCPTILNNTSPHSNGNKSLVLCSTTLGRLSHHLQPKQLSETGAAADLIKDEQSADLLVEVEERCGSYDDVVLEGDGVADDAPRERDTEYISPFDSGWSVWEDTEDSQLKRSQLTLRDNISAENNSTSCDLSAPVFTKKIRTDQFNNTEQNSAISEADAYFAVPKAVTWCSRVNQHETGLERVQIREKADKVLKNLNTNAPSALRHNRFLPDKTSTPNISSARPKPVIMQNTKHKETLKSSFTIYTDSSEQAAVPLPISKKVLRPLTANTVPTCTDRSFTSVTAKPQKITSPLCACGRRAKRQVVTNGGPNHGRAFYCCPVRRSGSGATIQKGCEFFKWESALMKSSLVACPAAGSSVSLCQASSALNCRPQRSSTLRKSY from the exons ATGGCTACAAAGAAACTGGCCAG ACAGCTCGGACTGCTGAGGCAGAGGAGTGCGTCTTCTTCAGGGACAAACAGATCTTGGATATCCG ATCAAGCATTTTCCTACCTGATTGTGATTGACTTCGAATCTACTTGCTGGAGAGAGAAGAACAACTACACTCAGGAAATTA TTGAGTTTCCTGCTGTTCTGCTGAACACCTCCTCAGGGGAAGTTGAGTCTGAGTTTCACACTTATGTTCAACCTCAGGAGCATCCCAGTCTGTCTGAGTTCTGCACCGAGCTGACAGGAATCACACAG GAGCAAGTAGAGGCAGGGATCCCCCTCCAGATCTGTCTTTCTCGATTTTCCCGCTGGCTGCAAAAGCTGCAGCTTGAGAAAGGTGTGGCGTTTcccaacagacagcagagatgtTCATCACCGGCCCCTTCACCTTCTCAGAAGCCGTGCACCTTCCTAACGTGGTCAG ACTGGGATCTCGGAGTTTGTTTACAGTACGAGTGTAAGCGCAAACAGCTCCATAAACCTGATGTGCTCAACAGCTGGATCGACTTAAGAAGCACATACAGA CTTTTTTACAACAGGAAACCTAAAGGTCTAAATGGAGCACTACAAGATTTAGGAATACAGTTTTCAGGGAGAGAACATTCAG GTTTGGATGATGCCCGAAATACAGCTCAACTGGCAGCAAGGATGATGAAGGATGGGTGTGTGATGAAGACCACTAGAAGCCTTGAGAAG ACGTCATCAGTGATCAAACCTGTGGTTGCGAACACAACTGGAgacaacagaaaggaaaaacccAACACTAAAAAAGAGGAATCTATGGCCACCTCATCATCGAAAAATCCTCCTCAATCATGTCAAATAAAGTTGTGTTTGGAGAACAATACAGTAAATCTCGTAATGAAGGAAAACTCACATTCAGGCCAGGAATCGGTTCCGATCTGTCAAAGCTTGATCTCACCGAAGACACTTCTGAATGGTACAAGTGCACCACTGTGGGGGCAAAGCAGGAGGTCAGTAACCTCAGAAGCTGCCTCTAATCTTTCCTGTCCAACCATACTAAACAATACTTCACCACACAGCAACGGTAACAAAAGCCTTGTTCTGTGTTCTACTACTCTGGGCCGCCTCTCTCATCATCTTCAGCCAAAACAGCTCTCAGAAACTGGAGCAGCAGCGGATCTTATAAAGGACGAGCAAAGTGCAGATCTTCTAGTGGAAGTGGAGGAGAGGTGTGGCTCATATGATGATGTGGTGTTGGAGGGCGATGGTGTTGCTGATGACGCTCCAAGAGAACGTGACACTGAATACATATCACCTTTTGACAGTGGATGGTCTGTGTGGGAAGACACTGAGGACTCACAACTGAAAAGGAGTCAGCTCACATTGAGGGACAACATAAGTGCAGAAAACAATTCTACCAGCTGTGACTTATCTGCACCTGTTTTTACAAAGAAGATAAGAACGGATCAGTTCAATAACACCGAGCAGAACTCAGCAATCTCAGAGGCAGATGCATATTTTGCTGTGCCAAAGGCTGTTACTTGGTGCTCCAGAGTGAATCAGCATGAAACCGGACTTGAAAGAGTACAAATCAGAGAGAAGGCAGACAAAGTGCTCAAAAACTTGAACACAAATGCTCCATCTGCGCTCAGGCACAACCGTTTTCTACCGGATAAGACATCCACACCTAATATTTCATCTGCCAGGCCCAAACCAGTCATcatgcaaaacacaaagcacaaagagaCCCTGAAGTCTTCCTTTACCATCTACACCGACTCTTCAGAACAGGCAGCAGTGCCTCTGCCCATCTCAAAGAAGGTCCTCCGCCCTTTGACAGCCAACACAGTCCCAACATGTACCGACCGTTCCTTCACCTCTGTGACAGCGAAACCACAGAAGATCACATCCCcactgtgtgcgtgtgggcGCCGTGCAAAGCGTCAGGTCGTAACTAACGGTGGTCCCAACCACGGCAGAGCTTTCTACTGCTGTCCAGTCCGCCGGTCGGGCAGCGGAGCCACGATCCAGAAAGGATGTGAGTTCTTTAAATGGGAGTCAGCTCTGATGAAGAGCAGTTTGGTGGCCTGTCCTGCGGCCGGGTCCTCAGTTTCACTCTGTCAGGCCAGCTCGGCTCTGAACTGTCGTCCACAACGGAGCTCAACACTAAGAAAGAGTTACTGA
- the eri2 gene encoding ERI1 exoribonuclease 2 isoform X1, giving the protein MATKKLARQLGLLRQRSASSSGTNRSWISGEFDLHDTHRRPMCTLNSSSVVCLLSDQAFSYLIVIDFESTCWREKNNYTQEIIEFPAVLLNTSSGEVESEFHTYVQPQEHPSLSEFCTELTGITQEQVEAGIPLQICLSRFSRWLQKLQLEKGVAFPNRQQRCSSPAPSPSQKPCTFLTWSDWDLGVCLQYECKRKQLHKPDVLNSWIDLRSTYRLFYNRKPKGLNGALQDLGIQFSGREHSGLDDARNTAQLAARMMKDGCVMKTTRSLEKTSSVIKPVVANTTGDNRKEKPNTKKEESMATSSSKNPPQSCQIKLCLENNTVNLVMKENSHSGQESVPICQSLISPKTLLNGTSAPLWGQSRRSVTSEAASNLSCPTILNNTSPHSNGNKSLVLCSTTLGRLSHHLQPKQLSETGAAADLIKDEQSADLLVEVEERCGSYDDVVLEGDGVADDAPRERDTEYISPFDSGWSVWEDTEDSQLKRSQLTLRDNISAENNSTSCDLSAPVFTKKIRTDQFNNTEQNSAISEADAYFAVPKAVTWCSRVNQHETGLERVQIREKADKVLKNLNTNAPSALRHNRFLPDKTSTPNISSARPKPVIMQNTKHKETLKSSFTIYTDSSEQAAVPLPISKKVLRPLTANTVPTCTDRSFTSVTAKPQKITSPLCACGRRAKRQVVTNGGPNHGRAFYCCPVRRSGSGATIQKGCEFFKWESALMKSSLVACPAAGSSVSLCQASSALNCRPQRSSTLRKSY; this is encoded by the exons ATGGCTACAAAGAAACTGGCCAG ACAGCTCGGACTGCTGAGGCAGAGGAGTGCGTCTTCTTCAGGGACAAACAGATCTTGGATATCCGGTGAGTTTGATCTTcacgacacacacagaaggcCAATGTGTACACTGAACTCCTCTTCCGTTGTCTGCCTTCTTTCAGATCAAGCATTTTCCTACCTGATTGTGATTGACTTCGAATCTACTTGCTGGAGAGAGAAGAACAACTACACTCAGGAAATTA TTGAGTTTCCTGCTGTTCTGCTGAACACCTCCTCAGGGGAAGTTGAGTCTGAGTTTCACACTTATGTTCAACCTCAGGAGCATCCCAGTCTGTCTGAGTTCTGCACCGAGCTGACAGGAATCACACAG GAGCAAGTAGAGGCAGGGATCCCCCTCCAGATCTGTCTTTCTCGATTTTCCCGCTGGCTGCAAAAGCTGCAGCTTGAGAAAGGTGTGGCGTTTcccaacagacagcagagatgtTCATCACCGGCCCCTTCACCTTCTCAGAAGCCGTGCACCTTCCTAACGTGGTCAG ACTGGGATCTCGGAGTTTGTTTACAGTACGAGTGTAAGCGCAAACAGCTCCATAAACCTGATGTGCTCAACAGCTGGATCGACTTAAGAAGCACATACAGA CTTTTTTACAACAGGAAACCTAAAGGTCTAAATGGAGCACTACAAGATTTAGGAATACAGTTTTCAGGGAGAGAACATTCAG GTTTGGATGATGCCCGAAATACAGCTCAACTGGCAGCAAGGATGATGAAGGATGGGTGTGTGATGAAGACCACTAGAAGCCTTGAGAAG ACGTCATCAGTGATCAAACCTGTGGTTGCGAACACAACTGGAgacaacagaaaggaaaaacccAACACTAAAAAAGAGGAATCTATGGCCACCTCATCATCGAAAAATCCTCCTCAATCATGTCAAATAAAGTTGTGTTTGGAGAACAATACAGTAAATCTCGTAATGAAGGAAAACTCACATTCAGGCCAGGAATCGGTTCCGATCTGTCAAAGCTTGATCTCACCGAAGACACTTCTGAATGGTACAAGTGCACCACTGTGGGGGCAAAGCAGGAGGTCAGTAACCTCAGAAGCTGCCTCTAATCTTTCCTGTCCAACCATACTAAACAATACTTCACCACACAGCAACGGTAACAAAAGCCTTGTTCTGTGTTCTACTACTCTGGGCCGCCTCTCTCATCATCTTCAGCCAAAACAGCTCTCAGAAACTGGAGCAGCAGCGGATCTTATAAAGGACGAGCAAAGTGCAGATCTTCTAGTGGAAGTGGAGGAGAGGTGTGGCTCATATGATGATGTGGTGTTGGAGGGCGATGGTGTTGCTGATGACGCTCCAAGAGAACGTGACACTGAATACATATCACCTTTTGACAGTGGATGGTCTGTGTGGGAAGACACTGAGGACTCACAACTGAAAAGGAGTCAGCTCACATTGAGGGACAACATAAGTGCAGAAAACAATTCTACCAGCTGTGACTTATCTGCACCTGTTTTTACAAAGAAGATAAGAACGGATCAGTTCAATAACACCGAGCAGAACTCAGCAATCTCAGAGGCAGATGCATATTTTGCTGTGCCAAAGGCTGTTACTTGGTGCTCCAGAGTGAATCAGCATGAAACCGGACTTGAAAGAGTACAAATCAGAGAGAAGGCAGACAAAGTGCTCAAAAACTTGAACACAAATGCTCCATCTGCGCTCAGGCACAACCGTTTTCTACCGGATAAGACATCCACACCTAATATTTCATCTGCCAGGCCCAAACCAGTCATcatgcaaaacacaaagcacaaagagaCCCTGAAGTCTTCCTTTACCATCTACACCGACTCTTCAGAACAGGCAGCAGTGCCTCTGCCCATCTCAAAGAAGGTCCTCCGCCCTTTGACAGCCAACACAGTCCCAACATGTACCGACCGTTCCTTCACCTCTGTGACAGCGAAACCACAGAAGATCACATCCCcactgtgtgcgtgtgggcGCCGTGCAAAGCGTCAGGTCGTAACTAACGGTGGTCCCAACCACGGCAGAGCTTTCTACTGCTGTCCAGTCCGCCGGTCGGGCAGCGGAGCCACGATCCAGAAAGGATGTGAGTTCTTTAAATGGGAGTCAGCTCTGATGAAGAGCAGTTTGGTGGCCTGTCCTGCGGCCGGGTCCTCAGTTTCACTCTGTCAGGCCAGCTCGGCTCTGAACTGTCGTCCACAACGGAGCTCAACACTAAGAAAGAGTTACTGA
- the eri2 gene encoding ERI1 exoribonuclease 2 isoform X3, with the protein MCTLNSSSVVCLLSDQAFSYLIVIDFESTCWREKNNYTQEIIEFPAVLLNTSSGEVESEFHTYVQPQEHPSLSEFCTELTGITQEQVEAGIPLQICLSRFSRWLQKLQLEKGVAFPNRQQRCSSPAPSPSQKPCTFLTWSDWDLGVCLQYECKRKQLHKPDVLNSWIDLRSTYRLFYNRKPKGLNGALQDLGIQFSGREHSGLDDARNTAQLAARMMKDGCVMKTTRSLEKTSSVIKPVVANTTGDNRKEKPNTKKEESMATSSSKNPPQSCQIKLCLENNTVNLVMKENSHSGQESVPICQSLISPKTLLNGTSAPLWGQSRRSVTSEAASNLSCPTILNNTSPHSNGNKSLVLCSTTLGRLSHHLQPKQLSETGAAADLIKDEQSADLLVEVEERCGSYDDVVLEGDGVADDAPRERDTEYISPFDSGWSVWEDTEDSQLKRSQLTLRDNISAENNSTSCDLSAPVFTKKIRTDQFNNTEQNSAISEADAYFAVPKAVTWCSRVNQHETGLERVQIREKADKVLKNLNTNAPSALRHNRFLPDKTSTPNISSARPKPVIMQNTKHKETLKSSFTIYTDSSEQAAVPLPISKKVLRPLTANTVPTCTDRSFTSVTAKPQKITSPLCACGRRAKRQVVTNGGPNHGRAFYCCPVRRSGSGATIQKGCEFFKWESALMKSSLVACPAAGSSVSLCQASSALNCRPQRSSTLRKSY; encoded by the exons ATGTGTACACTGAACTCCTCTTCCGTTGTCTGCCTTCTTTCAGATCAAGCATTTTCCTACCTGATTGTGATTGACTTCGAATCTACTTGCTGGAGAGAGAAGAACAACTACACTCAGGAAATTA TTGAGTTTCCTGCTGTTCTGCTGAACACCTCCTCAGGGGAAGTTGAGTCTGAGTTTCACACTTATGTTCAACCTCAGGAGCATCCCAGTCTGTCTGAGTTCTGCACCGAGCTGACAGGAATCACACAG GAGCAAGTAGAGGCAGGGATCCCCCTCCAGATCTGTCTTTCTCGATTTTCCCGCTGGCTGCAAAAGCTGCAGCTTGAGAAAGGTGTGGCGTTTcccaacagacagcagagatgtTCATCACCGGCCCCTTCACCTTCTCAGAAGCCGTGCACCTTCCTAACGTGGTCAG ACTGGGATCTCGGAGTTTGTTTACAGTACGAGTGTAAGCGCAAACAGCTCCATAAACCTGATGTGCTCAACAGCTGGATCGACTTAAGAAGCACATACAGA CTTTTTTACAACAGGAAACCTAAAGGTCTAAATGGAGCACTACAAGATTTAGGAATACAGTTTTCAGGGAGAGAACATTCAG GTTTGGATGATGCCCGAAATACAGCTCAACTGGCAGCAAGGATGATGAAGGATGGGTGTGTGATGAAGACCACTAGAAGCCTTGAGAAG ACGTCATCAGTGATCAAACCTGTGGTTGCGAACACAACTGGAgacaacagaaaggaaaaacccAACACTAAAAAAGAGGAATCTATGGCCACCTCATCATCGAAAAATCCTCCTCAATCATGTCAAATAAAGTTGTGTTTGGAGAACAATACAGTAAATCTCGTAATGAAGGAAAACTCACATTCAGGCCAGGAATCGGTTCCGATCTGTCAAAGCTTGATCTCACCGAAGACACTTCTGAATGGTACAAGTGCACCACTGTGGGGGCAAAGCAGGAGGTCAGTAACCTCAGAAGCTGCCTCTAATCTTTCCTGTCCAACCATACTAAACAATACTTCACCACACAGCAACGGTAACAAAAGCCTTGTTCTGTGTTCTACTACTCTGGGCCGCCTCTCTCATCATCTTCAGCCAAAACAGCTCTCAGAAACTGGAGCAGCAGCGGATCTTATAAAGGACGAGCAAAGTGCAGATCTTCTAGTGGAAGTGGAGGAGAGGTGTGGCTCATATGATGATGTGGTGTTGGAGGGCGATGGTGTTGCTGATGACGCTCCAAGAGAACGTGACACTGAATACATATCACCTTTTGACAGTGGATGGTCTGTGTGGGAAGACACTGAGGACTCACAACTGAAAAGGAGTCAGCTCACATTGAGGGACAACATAAGTGCAGAAAACAATTCTACCAGCTGTGACTTATCTGCACCTGTTTTTACAAAGAAGATAAGAACGGATCAGTTCAATAACACCGAGCAGAACTCAGCAATCTCAGAGGCAGATGCATATTTTGCTGTGCCAAAGGCTGTTACTTGGTGCTCCAGAGTGAATCAGCATGAAACCGGACTTGAAAGAGTACAAATCAGAGAGAAGGCAGACAAAGTGCTCAAAAACTTGAACACAAATGCTCCATCTGCGCTCAGGCACAACCGTTTTCTACCGGATAAGACATCCACACCTAATATTTCATCTGCCAGGCCCAAACCAGTCATcatgcaaaacacaaagcacaaagagaCCCTGAAGTCTTCCTTTACCATCTACACCGACTCTTCAGAACAGGCAGCAGTGCCTCTGCCCATCTCAAAGAAGGTCCTCCGCCCTTTGACAGCCAACACAGTCCCAACATGTACCGACCGTTCCTTCACCTCTGTGACAGCGAAACCACAGAAGATCACATCCCcactgtgtgcgtgtgggcGCCGTGCAAAGCGTCAGGTCGTAACTAACGGTGGTCCCAACCACGGCAGAGCTTTCTACTGCTGTCCAGTCCGCCGGTCGGGCAGCGGAGCCACGATCCAGAAAGGATGTGAGTTCTTTAAATGGGAGTCAGCTCTGATGAAGAGCAGTTTGGTGGCCTGTCCTGCGGCCGGGTCCTCAGTTTCACTCTGTCAGGCCAGCTCGGCTCTGAACTGTCGTCCACAACGGAGCTCAACACTAAGAAAGAGTTACTGA